Proteins co-encoded in one Conger conger chromosome 4, fConCon1.1, whole genome shotgun sequence genomic window:
- the LOC133127597 gene encoding carbohydrate sulfotransferase 9-like, with the protein MKTKLAFFLILMFGVLGLLFLTQTSVEETYDVFNPKATLEHSPRKIPSTISQKFSGPKNTAFDPREMTPNHTDDTIVTKPDNTSLLRPIDNSKVKMTTIMLQHNLTKGVQWTGIHEEQERRKSFLQSFCEKFKRNGPPALDLTEMVSQIYVEEKHKILYCEVPKAGCSNWKRSLMVLNGLATSMDYISHDAVHYGKHLRKLDSYNRTVIQEHLSTFTKVLAVRDPVERLVSAFRDKFEQPNPYYHPVFGRAIIRKYRENATREALRSGSGVTFREFIQYLLDPDRPVGMDIHWETVNRLCFPCFITFDFISKFETLEQDANYFLRLIGAPGDLRFPSFKDRHSAEERTSPAVVNHYINQVPPTERQRIYDFFYLDYLMFNYTRSYSNVKISR; encoded by the exons TTTTTAACCCCAAGGCAACACTGGAGCACAGCCCAAGG AAAATTCCTTCAACAATCAGCCAAAAGTTCAGCGGCCCAAAAAACACAGCTTTTGACCCTCGGGAAATGACTCCAAACCATACTGATGATACCATTGTAACGAAACCAGATAACACCTCTCTCTTGAGGCCAATTGACAACTCCAAAGTGAAAATGACCACAATAATGTTACAGCACAATTTGACCAAAGGTGTCCAATGGACAGGCATCCACGAGGAGCAAGAGAGGCGGAAATCTTTCCTCCAAAGTTTCTGTGAAAAGTTCAAAAGGAATGGTCCCCCTGCTTTGGACCTCACAGAGATGGTGTCCCAAATATACGTGGAGGAGAAACACAAAATCCTTTACTGCGAGGTGCCTAAAGCTGGGTGCTCCAACTGGAAGAGGTCTCTGATGGTCTTAAACGGCCTCGCCACCTCCATGGACTACATCTCCCATGATGCAGTGCACTATGGGAAGCATTTACGGAAGCTGGACAGCTACAACAGGACGGTCATCCAGGAGCACCTCAGCACCTTCACCAAAGTCCTGGCGGTCAGGGACCCTGTGGAGAGGCTGGTGTCGGCTTTTCGGGACAAGTTCGAGCAGCCCAACCCCTACTATCACCCGGTGTTTGGGCGAGCCATAATCCGCAAGTACAGGGAAAACGCCACCCGGGAGGCCCTGCGCTCCGGGTCGGGGGTCACGTTCCGAGAGTTCATCCAGTATCTCCTGGATCCCGATCGGCCTGTGGGAATGGACATCCACTGGGAGACCGTCAACAGGCTCTGCTTCCCCTGTTTCATTACCTTCGACTTTATCAGCAAGTTTGAGACTCTGGAACAAGACGCCAATTACTTTCTCAGGCTGATCGGTGCCCCTGGAGATCTGAGGTTCCCTTCCTTTAAAGACAGGCATTCGGCTGAGGAAAGAACTAGTCCCGCCGTTGTCAACCACTACATTAATCAAGTGCCCCCGACTGAGAGACAAAGGATATATGACTTTTTTTACTTGgattatttaatgtttaactATACAAGGTCATACAGCAATGTAAAGATTTCTCGATGA